The DNA window TAATATGGCTGCATGACACCATAAGGTGAAGACATTTCAAAACTAGGCAAAAGAACTGGGTGAGAGGGCAAGGTAGGCTATCTACATCTAGTTTGCGGGGGCTAGAGGCTCTCTTTCCTGTGGGAACTTATAGGATCAATTCTTGGTAAATACAAAGGGACCTTGCGCTAAATCCAACCTCCTCAATTTCGAAAGAGAAGACATTAACGGCCAAAGGTCCCACAGCAGGCAGAGGAATCAGAGACCGCACAGCTCCCCGGTCTCAATGCTCATTTCCCAAGGGCAGTGGTTTTCAGTGTACTCTCCAGATCAGCAGGCCCTAGCactacctgggaacttgttagaaaggcCCACCTCAGAACCACAGAATCAGAGACGGTGGAGGTGGAGCTCAGcactctgttttaacaagccttccgaGTCATTCTGATGCATGCTCAGGTTTGAGAATGACTGCAAAGTATCTGCTATATACTATACAGCACACGGCAGGAAGAACAGTGGAGATTTAAGTCATCCCCTCCAAACCCCCAGAAattcttttccctctttgttCCCAGGAGAAGGGCTGAAGGGGCTCGGTGTAACAACCCCCCGAGGTCCACAGAACACTGAGATATTTTAGACAGGGGCATGAACCTATGGAACAAACACTGGCCGGGGGTTGGCAGCCTGGGTGTGCTCCCAGGTAGCCAGGGACAGCTGCTGTCTGGCCATCAGTGTGTGGAGGAGGAAGGCTGGGACCTGGGATACCGTCAGGCTTCCCCATCCCCCAGTCCCCCAACACAGACAGAGCAGCCAGGAATCTAGAGAAGGCTCTTCTCCACACTGTCCCTCCGAGTCTGTGAGCCACGAGTTGGGCGCACTCAGAACCCTGCAGTGGATTTCCCgaaggcaggaggcaggaggcctgTGGAAGGAGGGCAGAGGACCAGAGCCGGTGGGATGCAAAGGTGTATGGAAGGCCCCTGTGTGCCCCTGCTGACGATTTTTTGCTTTATGTTGAAGGGACGATAGTATCTGAGGTGGGGAAATAATGGAAATTGATTTGCACTTTAGCAGTATCTCTGGCCGCTGCATTAAGGATGGATTGGCGGAAGCCGGAGACTTGTGGGCAGGCGGTTATCACGCTAAATCTGAGGGGGAAATGAAAGCTGTGTGGGGTGTGGGAACAGATTTCAGAGAATATGGATTGGGATATTTGGTTATGccgggggaggagagggaggagacagCACCCACCGGGACTTAGTGAGTTGTAAACGTAGTGCCAAAGTCCTGGCTTCTGAAGTCATGGAACCAGTCGGCTATAAGACCCTGAGGGCTGGATgatctcccccctccccgccccacctttTCCTCCCAACCCAAGGAACCTGGGCTTTGGAGTCCGGCAGATGAGAGTTCAAAATTCCCGCTGGAATGTAACTTCCACCGGGGCAGGATTCTATCTCTGGTTCGCAGCTATATGCTGAGGGactaaaacagtgtctggcacatagtaggggctcaataaacatttgctgaatgaatgaatcaatgaatgaatggccaTACTCCaagcctcccttcctcccttgtgCATACCCTACTTGGAACGGTTGTTGCTGAAGGAAATCACCTAGCCGCGAACTTGACGCACAGTAGGCGCTCAGCACCTtgtgtttttccttcctctccacagGAGACCGGGTCCCCAGGCGACCGCAAAAGAGGGGTTTTTGTCCCTTGCGTCTTCTCCACCTCCCTTCGCCCCCGTGGACCCCACGGGGTCTTGGGGAGCAAGCGGGCCGGGGAGGCGGGTGGGAGCGGAGCTACGGGGCGGGGAGAGGCGCGGGCGGACTGACAGGCGGCTAGCGCAGGGCCGTTCTCCCCGCTTACGTAAGGCGCGAGTCCCGCGCGGCCGGCCGGGGCTCCGAATGGGGGCGGGCGGAGGCGGCGCCGCCCAGCGGGATCCGGGCTGGAAGCCTCGCGGAGCGCCGCGTCCCGGCGGAGGTGTGTGTTTATTTGACTGCTCCGGGTGGAGAGGCGCCGAACTCCGGCTCCTCACAGCTGAGAGCGCATCCGTCAGCCCTCGGCGGAGGTGGGCGCTGGGCCGTCCGCGCGGCCGGCAGCCGCTGCGCCTCCCCGGGAGGTGACAGCCGCCGGGGAGGGGCCGAGGCGCGGACCAAACGCTGCCCACGTGCGGGGACCCGGGTTGGGGCTCAGCCCCCAGGCCTCCCGGGGCGTGGGCGACTGGCGGCGCGCCTGGAGTCACCGCCTAGCCCGGCCCCCCCACTCGGGGGAGGCTGGCGTGGGGATGCCCTACTCCCTTCTCGGACGGGGCGTGGGGCGCGAGTTTTAGGAAGGGATTGAGGTGGGACGGGCCGGGTGGACCTCCGAGACCCCGACGGCTGCCCCCGCCAGGGGCGGGCGCTCGGGCGTTCGCCAGAATCGCAGCGTGGGGGCGAGGAGGGCGGGGAGGTGTAGCGTGGCGCTTACTCCGCCTTCGAGCCGCCCCGCGGCGGGGCGGAGGCGAGGGGTTGTCTCAAAAGTCTCTCCTTCCCCTGCAGGGGCCGCGGCAAGTCCCCGCGCGAGCCCAGGGTGTCAGAGGCTGAGGCAGAAGAAGCAAAGTTCCCGGGGCTTCTCCGAGGCCGCTGTCCGGGTTGCCAGTTCGGCCTCCCCCTCCTCGCCAAGGCAATGGCTTCCAAACTCCTGCGCGCGGTCATCCTTGGGCCGCCCGGCTCGGGCAAGGGCACCGTGTGCCAGAGGATCGCCGAGAACTTTGGCCTCCAGCATCTCTCCAGCGGCCACTTCTTGCGGGAGAACATCAAGGCCAACACGGGTGAGGACGTGCGGAGGCGAGGGGCGGGGTGAGCCGACGCGGGATCGGGTGAGGCCGGGAGGCGAAGGGCCGGCGAGGGGCCGGGTCTCTTCGGTCCCCGGGCGCCCTTCCCCCGCCCGCGTGTGGTAGTGCAGGCTCCTACGTGCCGGGGCGCATGCAGCCGGTGGCCCGCGGCCGTGCGGCTTAACCGCGCCAGGGAGGAGGCCGAGGCTCgttgggaggagggtgggaggtgcACGCGGCCCCTCTCTCCGCGCGGGCTGCTCTTGCCGTGGCGAGAAGCCGGTTACCACCCAGCTGAGGAGCGAGATCCAGGCAGCTGAAAGCCCCGAGCTTCCCTCTCGCCCGGCTTCCTTAAGGCCAAGCCATCCCCGTCCCTCGGCCACCTCCTA is part of the Balaenoptera musculus isolate JJ_BM4_2016_0621 chromosome 1, mBalMus1.pri.v3, whole genome shotgun sequence genome and encodes:
- the AK4 gene encoding adenylate kinase 4, mitochondrial isoform X2, translating into MGAGGGGAAQRDPGWKPRGAPRPGGGVCLFDCSGWRGAELRLLTAESASVSPRRRGRGKSPREPRVSEAEAEEAKFPGLLRGRCPGCQFGLPLLAKAMASKLLRAVILGPPGSGKGTVCQRIAENFGLQHLSSGHFLRENIKANTGFPRTLVQAEALDKICDLDLVITLNIPFETLKDRLSRRWIHPPSGRVYNLDFNPPHVHGIDDITGEPLVQQEDDKPEAVAARLRQYKDVAKPVIELYKSRGVLHQFSGTETNKIWPYVYTLFSNKITPIQSKEAY